A region of Periplaneta americana isolate PAMFEO1 chromosome 16, P.americana_PAMFEO1_priV1, whole genome shotgun sequence DNA encodes the following proteins:
- the m gene encoding uncharacterized protein m, with protein sequence MRIVRSRMPIWKLLVCLLAFSATSLATNNGDIWPLERPEGMPAIQSLEVMCGKDHMDVHLSFTHPFEGIVSSKGQYADPRCVYVPPSTGKTFFSFRIAYARCGTKPDLHGQFYENTVVVQYDKDLLEVWDEAKRLRCEWFNDYEKTASKPPMVIADLDVIQLDFRGDNVDCWMEIQHGKGPWAPPVSGIVPLGSMLTLVVAINDYRGEFDMRVKSCAASDGGGHVIQLSDDQGCVLRPKMISRFLKARAADERATVITYAFFHAFKFPDALSVHIKCKVEICRHGCLDHCQLGSHHDAHYGPLERKDQPQPSPTSAPPRPAPESPVGPDLLIYDEGEDEDHAAGQFPVVITTAARPPNAQAQTQEHIHARPTHDHERKPVEDSDEREMLRRPFQEQPRPGHRDGQERFPHGPRNLGDDDLPILGRSTSTSSTAHRKRRSIVVSDRKVRSADVGVSGLYEVISEVDLAFTPDTRAEAVTVFQGRIREEVVYGICLPVPGFSVLFVLVAVSAVVSALVAGSLLYRYQLQREAQQIAQQRAQQQQQQQQQQPQQQQQQQHTSTMVVNSLASWMALRLLKPRTPLSPSTEQQTCRQVSQAMANHEG encoded by the exons GCTACAAGTTTAGCGACGAACAACGGCGACATCTGGCCTCTGGAGCGTCCAGAGGGAATGCCGGCAATTCAGTCTTTGGAGGTAATGTGCGGCAAGGATCACATGGACGTCCATCTCTCTTTCACGCATCCGTTCGAAGGAATCGTCTCTTCCAAAGGACAATATGCAGACCCGCGCTGCGTCTACGTGCCGCCGTCCACCGGCAAGACGTTTTTTTCCTTTCGCATCGCTTACGCTCGCTGCGGCACGAAGCCCGACCTCCATGGTCAATTCTACGAAAACACAGTCGTGGTGCAGTATGACAAGGACCTGCTGGAAGTGTGGGACGAGGCAAAACGACTCCGATGCGAGTGGTTCAACGATTATGAGAAAACTGCGTCCAAGCCTCCGATGGTCATTGCGGACCTCGATGTCATTCAGCTGGACTTCCGGG GTGACAATGTGGACTGCTGGATGGAGATCCAACATGGAAAAGGACCCTGGGCACCTCCAGTCAGCGGGATTGTGCCTCTTGGCTCGATGCTTACCCTCGTTGTAGCTATTAACGATTACCGCG GAGAGTTCGACATGAGAGTAAAGTCATGTGCAGCATCTGACGGTGGAGGTCACGTGATACAACTGTCGGACGACCAGGGCTGCGTCTTGAGACCGAAGATGATCAGCCGGTTTCTGAAAGCGCGGGCAGCTGATGAGAGAGCCACTGTCATCACATATGCCTTCTTCCACGCATTCAAATTCCCAGACGCTCTGAGCGTACACATCAAGTGTAAAGTGGAAATCTGTCGTCACGGGTGTCTGGACCACTGTCAGCTGGGTTCACACCACGACGCCCACTACGGCCCGCTTGAACGCAAGGACCAGCCGCAGCCGTCGCCGACGTCGGCACCACCGCGACCCGCGCCCGAGTCTCCCGTGGGCCCCGACTTGCTTATATATGACGAGGGCGAGGATGAGGACCACGCGGCGGGACAATTCCCGGTGGTCATCACGACGGCTGCCAGGCCGCCCAATGCGCAAGCCCAGACTCAGGAGCACATCCACGCCCGCCCTACACACGACCACGAACGAAAGCCTGTCGAAGATTCCGATGAGCGCGAGATGTTGCGTCGACCCTTCCAG GAGCAACCTCGGCCTGGACATCGAGATGGGCAGGAACGTTTCCCTCATGGTCCTCGTAACCTGGGAGATGATGATCTGCCCATTTTGGGTCGCTCTACCTCCACATCTTCCACAGCTCACCGTAAACGCCGTTCTATTGTCGTATCAGACCGAAAAGTTCGTAGTGCTGACGTAGGTGTGAGTGGTCTCTATGAAGTTATATCTGAGGTAGATCTGGCCTTTACACCCGATACCAGGGCAGAAGCAGTAACGGTATTCCAGGGACGTATTCGGGAAGAAGTTGTGTATGGAATCTGTCTTCCTGTCCCTGGATTTAGCGTCTTATTCGTTCTGGTAGCAGTTTCGGCAGTTGTTTCTGCACTTGTAGCAGGATCACTGCTGTATAGGTATCAGCTGCAACGTGAAGCTCAGCAAATTGCTCAACAGAGAGCTcaacagcagcaacagcaacaacagcagcagccgcaacaacaacagcaacagcaacaTACTAGTACAATGGTGGTCAATTCACTAGCAAGTTGGATGGCCCTTCGACTTCTGAAACCTCGTACACCACTATCACCTTCCACAGAACAACAAACGTGTCGTCAGGTTTCTCAAGCAATGGCTAATCACGAAGGTTGA